The following proteins come from a genomic window of Mucinivorans hirudinis:
- a CDS encoding Ribonuclease HI-related protein 3: MARPTQGITTDGAHSTKNRVTRYRAVDISTGEELFIKHLGNQTINIGEFLAVVEAAQYILENDYYPRVIFTDSATAIAWFKQKRTASKKRNTALLKAEVFLKAFAVEIATIELHHWDNREWGEIPADFGEK; the protein is encoded by the coding sequence ATGGCCCGACCAACACAAGGAATAACAACTGACGGTGCTCACTCGACTAAGAATCGGGTGACCCGTTATAGGGCAGTTGACATCTCCACCGGCGAAGAGCTTTTCATAAAACATCTCGGCAACCAAACGATAAACATTGGTGAATTTTTAGCAGTGGTAGAGGCTGCTCAATACATCCTCGAAAACGACTACTATCCGCGTGTGATTTTCACGGATAGTGCGACTGCAATAGCTTGGTTCAAACAGAAGCGCACAGCGTCTAAAAAGCGTAACACAGCCCTTCTGAAAGCCGAGGTGTTTCTGAAAGCCTTTGCCGTGGAGATAGCAACTATAGAACTCCATCACTGGGATAACCGTGAATGGGGAGAGATACCTGCAGACTTTGGAGAAAAATAA
- a CDS encoding putative transcriptional regulator, whose translation MQIVGEQIKLARLRRNLSIAQIAERATCSPLTISRVEKGAATVSMGIYLRVLYALQLEEDVLLLAKEDPMGRALQDLQLKQRERASKKE comes from the coding sequence ATGCAGATTGTGGGCGAACAAATCAAGCTGGCTCGTTTGAGGCGGAATTTGAGTATTGCTCAGATTGCCGAGCGTGCGACCTGCTCTCCACTAACAATCTCTCGTGTCGAGAAAGGTGCCGCGACGGTATCTATGGGCATATACCTTCGAGTCTTATATGCTCTTCAGTTGGAGGAGGATGTACTGCTACTTGCCAAAGAAGATCCGATGGGACGTGCGTTGCAAGATTTGCAGTTGAAACAACGAGAGCGTGCATCTAAAAAGGAGTAA
- a CDS encoding HipA domain family protein, whose protein sequence is MKKLLVYADFDWLKEIELIGELSYETLRGSDSYGFKFSEEWLRQYGSLQLSDDINSFPGMQYTKQGRDIFGCFSDALPDRWGRTLLNRREQLLATEQKRPVRRLSSFDYLMGIDDHSRMGAFRFKESLDGEFINASNQIKVPPLTTLRELMHACSEIEKSESKNVLPEKKWLNQLIFPGTSLGGARPKASVVDDKGTLYVAKFPSRNDDYDVGLWEHFCHILAIKAGINAASSSVLKSDERFHTMLSKRFDRVDNGKRIHFASAMTLLGLNDGDNASTGYGYLDIVDFIVRGCTRVEENLQELYRRVAFNIAVGNSDDHFRNHGFLLTAKGWTLSPAYDMNPTLNNEQSLLINRSTNRSDLSILKSSCAQYMLEEQTATKIIEEVVDAMKDWRKIAAGLKIAKREIDMFAAKLDKPSL, encoded by the coding sequence ATGAAAAAATTATTGGTGTATGCCGATTTTGATTGGCTCAAAGAGATAGAGCTCATAGGTGAGTTGAGCTACGAAACGCTTCGTGGCTCGGATTCTTATGGATTTAAGTTTAGCGAAGAGTGGCTCAGACAATATGGGTCGTTACAACTTAGCGATGATATAAACAGCTTCCCCGGAATGCAATATACCAAGCAGGGGCGTGATATTTTTGGATGTTTCTCTGATGCTCTTCCCGATCGCTGGGGGCGGACACTGCTAAATCGTAGAGAACAATTACTTGCCACAGAACAGAAGCGTCCCGTGCGCCGACTCTCTTCGTTTGATTATCTTATGGGGATTGACGACCATTCTCGTATGGGTGCTTTTCGCTTTAAGGAGAGCCTTGACGGAGAGTTTATCAACGCCTCGAACCAAATCAAAGTTCCACCTCTGACCACCTTGAGAGAGTTGATGCACGCCTGCTCCGAAATAGAGAAAAGCGAAAGCAAAAATGTATTGCCGGAGAAAAAGTGGCTTAATCAACTCATATTTCCGGGAACTTCTCTCGGAGGTGCACGTCCAAAGGCAAGCGTGGTTGATGATAAAGGTACGTTGTATGTAGCAAAATTCCCCTCTCGTAACGATGATTATGATGTGGGGCTATGGGAGCACTTTTGTCATATATTGGCTATAAAAGCCGGGATAAATGCTGCTTCATCAAGCGTCTTGAAGAGTGACGAGCGATTTCACACGATGCTATCCAAAAGATTTGACAGAGTCGATAATGGCAAGCGAATACATTTTGCCTCGGCTATGACCTTGTTGGGGCTTAACGATGGTGATAACGCCTCAACGGGATATGGCTATTTAGATATAGTTGATTTTATCGTGCGAGGTTGCACACGAGTCGAGGAGAACTTACAGGAACTCTATCGTCGTGTGGCTTTCAATATTGCTGTTGGAAATAGTGATGACCACTTTCGCAACCACGGGTTTTTGCTCACCGCCAAAGGATGGACGCTGTCACCTGCATACGATATGAACCCAACGCTAAATAACGAGCAGAGCCTGCTGATTAATCGTTCGACCAACCGTTCAGATTTGTCAATCCTTAAGAGTTCCTGTGCCCAGTATATGCTTGAAGAGCAGACGGCCACCAAGATAATTGAGGAGGTAGTTGATGCTATGAAAGATTGGAGAAAGATTGCAGCGGGGCTAAAAATAGCAAAACGAGAGATTGATATGTTTGCGGCAAAATTAGATAAACCATCATTGTAA
- a CDS encoding transcriptional regulator yields the protein MPLLYNFNIDTLDELLATLAGSLQKRRLEKGLSREALSELSGVPSPTIAKFEQKHTISLASYVALAKALGYTKAIKELLSEPLYNTMEELEIINKNKNRKKGRNEISK from the coding sequence ATGCCATTGCTCTATAATTTCAATATTGATACGCTTGATGAATTATTAGCCACTCTTGCGGGTAGCTTACAAAAGCGTAGATTAGAAAAGGGACTTTCACGCGAGGCTCTCTCTGAACTTAGTGGAGTTCCATCCCCAACTATTGCTAAATTTGAGCAAAAGCATACCATCTCTTTAGCATCCTATGTGGCACTGGCAAAAGCATTGGGTTATACCAAAGCCATTAAAGAGCTTCTTTCCGAACCGCTCTACAACACGATGGAAGAGCTTGAAATCATTAACAAGAATAAAAACAGAAAGAAGGGACGCAATGAAATCAGTAAATAA
- a CDS encoding Reverse transcriptase: MITNIKHLCYILKTDINNIQNIIDNIGDYYISWEKIKIDKNTGNPVIINGQPKKRQLNSTKIELKKIQKRIYRFLLSHVDIPSYAYGGVAKKDNVLNAKHHQGNKYIFTTDLKSYFPSINNTQVFDFFIEIGCTPTISRILTQLTTYKYQLPQGVPTSTLLANLLFMKTGIKLEVFAVQNDIKFSSFVDDLTFSSKKCFKDKVQDILDILKQDGYRISHNKTFYKTNNPIITGVVCQNNRLKLEHSYYKRLVRLNAETKEHSDNDIKRKSYDGLRRYCNKVKSTNK, from the coding sequence ATGATCACTAATATAAAGCACCTATGTTACATCTTAAAAACAGATATCAATAATATTCAGAATATTATTGATAACATTGGTGATTATTATATTTCGTGGGAAAAAATAAAAATTGACAAGAATACAGGCAATCCTGTTATTATCAATGGTCAACCCAAAAAGAGACAACTAAACTCTACAAAGATTGAATTAAAGAAGATTCAAAAGAGAATATATAGATTTCTACTTTCTCATGTTGATATCCCTTCATACGCTTATGGAGGTGTGGCAAAAAAAGACAATGTTCTTAATGCCAAACATCATCAAGGCAACAAATATATATTTACAACAGATCTTAAATCCTATTTTCCTTCAATAAATAACACGCAAGTATTTGATTTTTTTATTGAAATTGGCTGCACTCCTACTATATCAAGAATATTAACACAACTGACTACATACAAATATCAGCTCCCTCAAGGGGTTCCTACGTCCACACTTCTTGCAAATCTTCTTTTTATGAAAACAGGGATAAAGCTTGAGGTATTTGCAGTGCAAAATGATATTAAATTTTCATCTTTTGTAGATGACTTGACATTTTCTTCTAAGAAATGCTTTAAAGATAAAGTCCAGGATATTCTTGACATTTTAAAGCAGGATGGATACAGAATTAGTCATAATAAAACCTTCTATAAGACAAATAATCCAATCATCACAGGGGTTGTCTGCCAAAATAATCGCCTAAAATTGGAACATAGCTACTATAAACGATTAGTTAGATTGAATGCTGAAACAAAGGAACATTCAGACAATGATATCAAGCGAAAAAGCTATGACGGACTACGCAGGTATTGCAATAAAGTCAAGTCCACTAACAAGTAA
- a CDS encoding transposase: MSSNFEITKTCELCGSSFIARKLTTQYCSHQCSQRAYKLRKRDERIKAVADSETTTFGLAQKKSNEFNPIQNDSTSLNRKEFLNVLEASELLGVCRATINNYCVQGKLKCIKMNRKIFIRRNDIEQLFESAPPYVVTPRKAKTQEPTEAVSEECITEFYTADELATKFGYSKSAIHKMAASKHIPKTTHNGSYLYSKRHFDEAFAGKQVDESITEWYTVEQIMELYSMTKNSVYSLTSERAITKKNQSGKTLYDKSEIDTILQPRLGDASIVEWYTNDEIKDVYGFEPGYVASFVFKNKIPKKRIGNKGYYSKQHFDKAVAERKPSTEYITVDKAMELYRMSRDAVYACVKRHNIPKIKEGPIIKLQKSALEALFNPVKLYI, encoded by the coding sequence ATGAGTAGCAATTTTGAAATCACAAAGACCTGTGAGCTTTGTGGCAGTAGCTTTATTGCCAGAAAACTCACCACACAGTACTGTTCTCATCAGTGCTCACAGCGTGCCTATAAACTCAGAAAAAGAGATGAACGAATAAAGGCAGTAGCTGATAGCGAAACAACAACGTTTGGATTAGCACAAAAAAAATCAAACGAATTTAACCCAATTCAAAACGATTCCACTAGTCTTAATAGAAAAGAGTTTTTAAATGTGCTAGAGGCATCGGAATTATTAGGTGTTTGTAGAGCAACAATCAACAACTACTGCGTTCAAGGCAAATTAAAATGTATTAAGATGAATAGGAAAATTTTTATCAGGCGCAATGACATTGAGCAGCTCTTTGAAAGTGCGCCACCCTACGTGGTGACTCCACGAAAAGCAAAAACGCAAGAACCGACTGAGGCGGTATCTGAAGAGTGTATTACCGAATTTTACACGGCAGATGAGTTGGCAACGAAATTTGGGTACTCCAAATCTGCTATTCATAAAATGGCAGCAAGTAAACACATTCCCAAAACGACTCATAATGGTAGCTATCTGTACAGCAAGAGACACTTTGACGAAGCATTTGCCGGAAAACAAGTTGATGAGTCAATTACTGAATGGTACACAGTGGAGCAAATTATGGAGCTCTACTCTATGACCAAAAATTCGGTTTACTCCTTAACCAGCGAACGGGCAATCACCAAAAAGAACCAATCCGGCAAGACTCTCTATGATAAATCAGAGATAGATACAATTCTTCAGCCTCGATTGGGAGATGCTTCAATCGTCGAGTGGTACACAAACGATGAGATTAAAGATGTATACGGTTTTGAGCCGGGATATGTCGCAAGTTTTGTCTTCAAGAACAAAATCCCCAAGAAACGGATCGGAAACAAAGGCTACTACTCCAAACAGCACTTTGACAAAGCGGTCGCCGAGCGTAAACCATCCACAGAGTACATTACTGTCGATAAAGCAATGGAGTTATACCGTATGAGCAGAGATGCTGTATATGCCTGCGTAAAACGTCACAACATACCTAAGATTAAAGAGGGGCCAATCATCAAACTGCAAAAGTCGGCACTCGAAGCATTGTTTAATCCAGTAAAATTATACATATAG
- a CDS encoding Integrase — MAKKSATLRQDEISKGRISLYIQYYPPIRNPRTMKMVQRETLNIYLHKNPADDIERKHNEDMMVKAKTIHAQRVQSIVNDEYDFFDKHLLDEDFLKYYYEYVKTKPGKWLYVFQHFIRFVDGKCSFKEVTVDLCRRFGEYLLNDATQLENSNVKLKTNSAAGYFSTFRAMLKIAYREKRLKENVNDYIEKIQWEQTKREYLTFDEVQKLIDTPCDIPVLKYASMFSIMTGLRISDILQLEWEHIVNLPRQGWSIRMVTQKTKTQANLPISDEALEWCGKRTTGRVFKNLQRSMVQFPLQRWIKEAGIEKHITFHCFRHTFAALQLSSGEDIYTVSKMLTHKHVSTTEIYADLVSEKKVKSANRISFKKKE; from the coding sequence ATGGCAAAAAAGTCAGCAACCCTACGACAAGATGAAATTTCAAAAGGACGAATTTCTCTTTACATTCAGTATTATCCCCCTATTCGTAATCCACGCACGATGAAGATGGTGCAACGTGAGACACTGAACATCTATCTCCACAAAAACCCTGCGGATGACATCGAGCGAAAGCACAATGAGGATATGATGGTCAAAGCAAAGACCATTCACGCACAGCGAGTGCAATCCATCGTCAATGATGAATACGACTTCTTTGACAAACACCTGCTTGATGAGGATTTCCTGAAATACTACTACGAGTATGTAAAGACCAAGCCCGGCAAATGGCTCTATGTGTTTCAGCATTTTATCCGATTCGTTGACGGCAAATGTTCGTTCAAAGAGGTTACGGTCGATCTATGTCGCCGTTTTGGCGAATATCTGCTCAACGATGCCACACAACTCGAAAATAGCAATGTGAAGTTAAAAACGAACTCCGCAGCCGGCTATTTTTCGACATTCAGAGCTATGCTAAAAATAGCTTATCGAGAGAAACGGCTCAAGGAGAACGTAAATGACTACATCGAAAAGATTCAGTGGGAACAAACCAAGCGTGAGTACCTCACCTTTGATGAAGTGCAAAAGCTTATCGACACTCCGTGCGATATACCTGTGCTAAAATACGCCTCGATGTTTTCAATAATGACAGGGCTGCGTATCAGTGATATTCTCCAGCTCGAATGGGAACACATCGTCAACCTTCCTCGCCAAGGGTGGTCAATCCGTATGGTTACGCAGAAGACCAAAACGCAAGCCAATCTACCTATTAGCGATGAAGCCCTCGAATGGTGCGGTAAACGCACGACAGGACGTGTATTTAAGAATCTTCAGCGGTCAATGGTGCAGTTCCCATTGCAAAGATGGATTAAAGAGGCCGGGATTGAAAAGCATATCACGTTCCATTGCTTTCGCCACACATTTGCAGCATTACAGCTCTCCTCGGGCGAGGATATATACACAGTATCGAAGATGTTGACGCACAAACACGTCTCAACTACTGAGATTTATGCTGATTTGGTTAGCGAAAAGAAAGTGAAATCGGCAAACCGAATCTCGTTTAAGAAAAAGGAGTGA